Proteins encoded by one window of Lathyrus oleraceus cultivar Zhongwan6 chromosome 1, CAAS_Psat_ZW6_1.0, whole genome shotgun sequence:
- the LOC127126256 gene encoding probable magnesium transporter NIPA8, whose protein sequence is MGEWVVGAFINLFGSLAINFGTNLLKLGHNERERHLLGSDGVHGKGTLKPIIYFQSWRIGILFFFLGNCLNFISFGYAAQSLLAALGSVQFVSNLAFAYFVLNKVVTVKVLVATAFIVLGNVFLVAFGNHQSPVYTPEQLTEKYTNVAFLLYLLALIVIVVLNHSVYKRGELLIAVSGHELKPFWSMLLPFSYAVVSGAIGSCSVLFAKSLSNLLRLALSNGYQLHSWFTYSILLLFLSTAGFWMTRLNEGLSLFDAILIVPMFQIAWTLFSICTGFIYFQEYQVFDTLRTTMFILGMMCVFIGISLLAPDEAKVSETKDSSLDSVVSPASSTETKRLVAPSEEAHNKDTLTFVKGVLLKLTDILVKAKTSCALTLGFGEDTINASSVFVMPMMSSRMTGFRGNGLERARILSMRNSVWSKIPMDEDATKLLETSAIVPSSP, encoded by the exons ATGGGGGAGTGGGTTGTTGGAGCTTTCATCAACCTTTTTGGTAGTCTTGCTATAAACTTTGGGACCAACCTTCTCAAATTAGGACATAATGAG AGAGAAAGACATTTACTTGGAAGTGATGGGGTACATGGAAAGGGGACTTTGAAGCCTATTATATACTTTCAGAGTTGGAGAATCG GTATCCTATTTTTCTTTCTTGGAAATTGCCTTAATTTCATTTCCTTTGGCTATGCCGCCCAG TCACTTCTTGCAGCTTTGGGATCTGTTCAGTTTGTATCTAACCTTGCATTCGCTTACTTTGTGTTGAACAAAGTGGTGACAGTCAA GGTACTGGTTGCGACGGCTTTCATTGTTCTTGGAAATGTTTTTCTAGTTGCTTTTGGCAATCACCAATCACCTG TTTATACTCCAGAGCAGTTGACAGAGAAATATACCAATGTCGCATTCCTTCTGTACCTTCTAGCTTTGATTGTAATTGTTGTCTTGAATCACTCCGTTTACAA GAGAGGTGAACTTCTGATTGCTGTATCAGGACATGAGCTCAAACCCTTTTGGAGTATGCTATTGCCATTTTCTTATGCTGTAGTTTCAGGGGCTATAGGTTCATGCTCTGTGTTGTTTGCTAAATCACT TTCTAATCTCTTACGACTGGCTTTGTCCAATGGTTATCAGTTGCACAGCTGGTTCACATATTCCATACTTCTTTTATTTCTCAGTACAGCTGGATTTTGG ATGACCAGGTTGAATGAGGGATTGTCCTTGTTCGATGCAATTCTTATTGTTCCCATGTTTCAGATTGCATGGACACTCTTCTCAATTTGTACGGGATTCATATATTTTCAGGAATATCAG GTATTTGACACATTAAGGACAACAATGTTTATACTTGGAATGATGTGTGTGTTCATTGGCATTTCTTTGCTTGCACCTGATGAAGCAAAAG TTTCCGAGACTAAAGACAGTTCTTTGGATTCTGTCGTGTCTCCTGCCAGTTCAACAGAAACGAAAAG GTTAGTAGCGCCTTCTGAAGAAGCGCACAACAAAGACACGCTAACTTTTGTCAAAGGAGTCCTGTTAAAGCTTACAGATATTCTGGTCAAGGCAAAG ACTTCTTGTGCATTAACTCTTGGTTTTGGGGAGGATACTATCAATGCATCTTCAGTTTTTGTGATGCCAATGATGTCGTCAAGAATGACTGGCTTCAGAGGTAATGGACTCGAACGGGCAAGAATTTTATCGATGAGAAATTCTGTTTGGAGCAAGATACCTATGGATGAAGATGCAACTAAATTGCTTGAAACTAGTGCAATTGTTCCTTCTAGCCCTTGA